A part of Gossypium hirsutum isolate 1008001.06 chromosome A07, Gossypium_hirsutum_v2.1, whole genome shotgun sequence genomic DNA contains:
- the LOC107955520 gene encoding ABC transporter I family member 21 — MAEQACCRSGEGKENGGDLQGITVCGMQFAYELQHPLFFDFNLDIARGSRCLLVGANGSGKTTLLKILAGKHMVGGRDVVRVLNRSAFHDTQLVCGGDLAYLGGSWSKTIGSAGEVPLQGDFSAEHMIFGVEGIDPVRRDKLIELLDIDLQWRMHKVSDGQRRRVQICMGLLHPFQVLLLDEVTVDLDVVARMDLLDFFKEECEQRGATVVYATHIFDGLETWATHLAYIQDGQLKRSEKLTEINELKSSENLLSVVEAWLRSETKCEKKKSSNSPAQVQKSSPFGTSPFMSSRHMAYYR, encoded by the exons ATGGCGGAACAAGCTTGTTGCCGATCAGGAGAAGGAAAGGAAAATGGAGGAGACTTGCAAGGCATCACCGTATGCGGCATGCAATTCGCCTACGAATTACAGCATCCGCTTTTCTTCGATTTCAATCTCGACATCGCTCGTGGATCTCGTTGCCTTCTCGTCGGCGCCAACGGATCTG GGAAGACGACattgttgaaaattttagcaGGAAAACATATGGTGGGTGGAAGAGATGTCGTGAGAGTACTAAACCGTTCGGCTTTTCACGATACTCAACTTGTTTGTGGTGGTGATTTAGCTTATTTGGGAGGATCTTGGAGTAAAACTATTGGCTCTGCT GGAGAGGTTCCATTGCAGGGAGACTTCTCAGCGGAACACATGATATTTGGAG TTGAAGGAATTGATCCTGTAAGGAGAGATAAATTGATTGAGTTGCTTGATATTGATTTGCAATGGAGAATGCATAAGGTTTCTGATGGACAACGACGTCGAGTCCAAATTTGCATGGGTCTTCTTCATCCTTTTCAG GTTCTTTTGCTAGATGAGGTCACCGTGGACCTTGACGTTGTTGCGAGGATGGATTTACTTGATTTCTTTAAGGAAGAATGTGAGCAG AGAGGAGCCACAGTCGTATATGCTACCCATATTTTTGATGGTTTGGAGACATGGGCAACACATTTGGCTTACATCCAAGATGGTCAATTGAAGAGATCTGAGAAGTTAACAGAAATTAATGAGTTGAAAAGCTCAGAAAATTTGCTCTCTGTTGTTGAAGCCTGGCTTCGCTCTGAAACCAAGTGTGAGAAAAAGAAATCTTCCAATTCCCCTGCCCAAGTCCAGAAGTCCTCGCCTTTTGGTACTTCGCCTTTCATGTCGTCGAGGCACATGGCATACTACCGTTGA
- the LOC107955519 gene encoding uncharacterized protein At1g03900, which yields MGTSSHPRRQLTFQALSLNPSLSATLSPSDYSLPPLFSLSSHISPLQISRLFFSQRQTHIPHEMSFDEEDSIEHTLLVVREVSVFKIPPRSTSGGYKCGEWLQSDKIWSGRLRVVSCKDRCEIRLEDPNSGELFAACFIHPGQRESSVEPALDSSRYFVLKIEDGNGKHAFIGLGFNERNEAFDFNVALSDHEKHVRRENEKETGETSDSDSHIDIHPAVNHRLKEGETIRINVKHKPSSGTGMLSAAGLSGSGKPKTLSLAPPPSGAGKIRSPLPPPPNDPVAARLASTSQGVGQRAPKENMKQTNPSTYFSQLERNHLPATGSGSTKTTASGWAAF from the exons ATGGGCACCTCTTCCCACCCCAGGAGGCAGTTGACATTTCAAGCACTCTCTTTGAATCCAAGTCTCTCTGCCACCCTCTCACCATCCGATTACTCCCTCCCACCTCTGTTCTCTCTTTCTTCCCATATTTCTCCTCTCCAAATTTCTCGTCTCTTTTTTTCTCAAAGACAAACCCACATTCCCCACGAAATGTCGTTCGATGAAGAAGACTCTATTGAACACACCCTCCTCGTAGTTCGCGAAGTCTCCGTCTTCAAAATCCCGCCCCGCTCCACCTCCGGCGGTTACAAATGCGGGGAGTGGCTCCAATCCGACAAGATCTGGTCTGGTCGACTCCGGGTTGTCTCCTGCAAGGACCGTTGTGAGATCCGGTTAGAGGATCCCAACTCGGGTGAGCTTTTTGCCGCTTGTTTCATCCACCCGGGACAGCGCGAGAGTTCCGTCGAGCCGGCTCTCGATTCATCTCGATACTTCGTGCTCAAGATCGAGGATGGCAATGGAAAACACGCGTTTATTGGGCTCGGTTTTAATGAACGGAACGAGGCGTTTGATTTCAACGTGGCGTTGTCAGATCACGAGAAGCATGTTAGAAGAGAGAACGAGAAAGAGACTGGCGAGACGAGTGACAGTGATTCTCATATTGATATTCATCCCGCTGTTAATCATAGATTGAAG GAAGGTGAGACTATCCGGATTAATGTGAAGCACAAGCCATCTAGTGGAACCGGTATGCTTTCAGCTGCGGGATTGTCTGGTAGTGGAAAGCCTAAGACCTTGAGCCTTGCTCCACCACCCAGTGGTGCTGGAAAAATAAGGTCTCCTCTCCCACCCCCTCCCAATGACCCTGTTGCTGCTCGGCTTGCCTCTACTAGTCAAGGTGTTGGTCAAAGAGCACCCAAAGAAAACATGAAACAAACCAACCCATCAACATATTTTTCTCAACTAGAG AGGAATCACCTTCCAGCAACCGGATCAGGATCTACGAAGACCACTGCATCAGGATGGGCAGCTTTCTAA